Proteins from a genomic interval of Schistosoma mansoni, WGS project CABG00000000 data, chromosome 3 unplaced supercontig 0083, strain Puerto Rico, whole genome shotgun sequence:
- a CDS encoding tubulin beta chain,putative has translation MREIVHIQAGQCGNQIGAKFWEVISDEHGIDPTGTYHGDSDLQLERINVYYNEASGGKYVPRAILVDLEPGTMDSVRAGPFGQLFRPDNFVFGQSGAGNNWAKGHYTEGAELVDSVLDVVRKEAESCDCLQGFQLTHSLGGVSDTVVEPYNATLSVHQLVENTDETYCIDNEALYDICFRTLKLTTPTYGDLNHLVSATMSGVTTCLRFPGQLNADLRKLAVNMVPFPRLHFFMPGFAPLTSRGSQQYRSLTVPELTQQMFDAKNMMAACDPRHGRYLTVAAIFRGRMSMKEVDEQMLNVQNKNSSYFVDWIPNNVKTAVCDIPPRGLKMSVTFIGNSTAIQELFKRVSEQFTAMFRRKAFLHWYTGEGMDEMEFTEAESNMNDLVSEYQQYQDATAEEEGDFEEELEDA, from the exons ATGCGTGAGATTGTTCATATACAAGCTGGTCAATGCGGTAACCAAATTGGTGCCAAA TTCTGGGAAGTTATTTCTGACGAACATGGCATCGATCCAACTGGAACATACCATGGTGACTCGGATTTACAACTTGAGCGAATCAATGTTTACTACAATGAAGCATCCGGTGGCAAATATGTTCCAAGAGCTATCTTAGTGGACTTAGAACCAGGCACAATGGATAGTGTTCGTGCAGGACCTTTCGGTCAACTTTTCCGTCCTGATAATTTCGTATTCGGACAGAGTGGCGCTGGAAATAATTGGGCTAAAGGTCATTACACTGAAGGAGCAGAACTTGTGGATTCCGTTTTAGACGTGGTCAGAAAAGAAGCGGAATCTTGTGACTGCCTTCAAGGATTCCAACTGACTCATTCGCTCGGTGGT GTGTCTGATACTGTTGTCGAGCCTTACAATGCAACTTTGTCGGTCCACCAACTGGTTGAAAATACTGATGAAACTTATTGCATCGATAATGAAGCGCTTTATGACATCTGCTTCCGAACATTAAAACTTACAACTCCTACATACGGTGACTTGAATCATTTGGTCAGCGCGACAATGTCTGGAGTCACTACTTGCCTCAGGTTTCCCGGACAGTTGAACGCCGATCTTCGGAAGCTAGCCGTAAATATGGTACCATTCCCGCGTCTGCATTTCTTTATGCCTGGCTTTGCACCGCTTACTAGCCGTGGCAGTCAACAATATCGCTCACTCACTGTCCCTGAGTTAACTCAACAAATGTTTGATGCAAAGAACATGATGGCTGCATGTGATCCGCGTCATGGGCGTTATCTGACAGTGGCAGCTATTTTCCGTGGCCGTATGTCCATGAAGGAGGTCGATGAGCAAATGTTGAATGTTCAAAATAAAAATTCCAGTTACTTCGTGGATTGGATTCCGAATAACGTCAAGACTGCCGTCTGCGATATTCCACCCCGTGGACTGAAAATGTCCGTGACATTCATTGGCAACAGTACTGCCATCCAAGAGCTCTTCAAACGTGTTTCTGAACAGTTCACGGCTATGTTCCGCCGAAAGGCTTTCTTGCATTGGTACACTGGCGAAGGTATGGATGAGATGGAGTTTACCGAAGCAGAATCTAATATGAACGATCTAGTGAGCGAGTATCAACAATATCAGGATGCAACCGCCGAGGAAGAAGGTGATTTCGAAGAGGAACTTGAAGATGCATAA
- a CDS encoding histone deacetylase,putative, whose translation MRSEACGYCIFNNIAITAASLLQSKKSITKHNFTYLQRILIIDWDVHHGQGTQYAFYDDNRVLYISIHRYEKAKFWPNLREANYDFIGENLGKGYNVNIPLEETGMTDSDYLAIFYRLIMPIATEFNPQLILISCGFDAAIGCPEVSAKLMNNIYGYDQNIFLSSFLLVID comes from the exons ATGCGTTCAGAAGCATGCGGTTAttgtatatttaataatattgcTATTACAGCTGCTAGTTTACTTCAATCAAAGAAATCAATAACCAAACATAATTTTACATATTTACAACGTATATTAATTATTGATTGGGATGTACATCATGGACAAGGGACACAATATGCTTTTTATGATGATAATCG tGTTCTTTACATTTCTATTCATCGTTATGAGAAAGCAAAATTTTGGCCAAATTTACGTGAAGCAAATTATGATTTTATTGGTGAAAATTTAGGCAAAGGTTATAATGTTAATATACCATTGGAAGAG ACAGGTATGACGGATTCCGACTATCTTGCTATATTTTATCGTCTAATTATGCCTATTGCTACAGAG TTTAATCCTCAGCTGATACTTATTTCTTGTGGGTTCGACGCAGCCATTGGTTGTCCAGAGGTAAGTGctaaattaatgaataacatATATGGTTACgatcaaaatatatttctttCTAGTTTTCTCTTAGTTATTGACTAA